One Eubacterium sp. 1001713B170207_170306_E7 genomic region harbors:
- a CDS encoding GntR family transcriptional regulator, which yields MDIPIYEKIANDIKEKISLEVLKPNDPIPSEAALCETYNVSRLTVRKSLEMLVRDGLVYLVQGKGHFVRKTNGSDYRLTFNEVSFETAAIDQIRIVDVDVIESTKDLVYTLKIHPNTRVLRIRRVLYEKKQPIGYDIKYIPYYPGFPLIEKELEARDFVEILADRVSPYSVQIDLKVTPQTAGQETAGQLGMDEGGGILMVSQLLTDIELGVVGYCETFYNAKHVKLSAEWSR from the coding sequence ATGGATATACCGATTTATGAAAAAATAGCAAATGATATAAAGGAAAAGATCAGCCTGGAGGTTTTAAAGCCCAACGACCCCATTCCCTCAGAGGCCGCCCTGTGCGAAACTTACAATGTGAGCCGGCTGACCGTGCGAAAGTCTTTGGAAATGCTGGTGCGTGACGGCCTGGTCTATCTGGTTCAGGGAAAGGGACACTTTGTCCGGAAAACAAACGGCAGCGACTACCGCCTGACTTTTAACGAGGTCAGCTTTGAGACCGCAGCGATCGACCAGATCCGCATTGTGGATGTCGATGTGATCGAATCGACAAAGGACCTGGTCTATACCCTGAAGATCCACCCCAACACGCGCGTGCTCAGAATCAGGCGTGTGCTCTATGAAAAGAAACAGCCCATCGGTTATGATATAAAATACATTCCCTACTACCCGGGCTTTCCGCTGATCGAGAAAGAGCTGGAGGCCAGAGACTTTGTCGAGATTCTGGCAGACCGTGTCTCGCCCTACTCGGTTCAGATTGATTTGAAGGTCACGCCGCAGACCGCGGGGCAGGAGACCGCCGGGCAGCTTGGAATGGACGAGGGCGGCGGAATCCTCATGGTTTCTCAGCTCCTGACCGATATTGAGCTTGGGGTGGTGGGCTATTGCGAAACCTTTTATAACGCGAAGCATGTAAAACTCAGTGCAGAATGGAGCAGATAA
- a CDS encoding GntR family transcriptional regulator, with protein METKLYKGVQNDLKKKIERGVYPEGYKLESENSLCAQYNVSKVTLRKALSNLIEENYIESRPRVGYFVKAAERGVYHFSYSLSNVLNTYISAEEILDAAFGERDGVNVFEMTRRYANDDDEWIALEQVRIAFRHTLPGEKNTEKTRAYYRTHAEDILSLAETKKMTLEVSVDNEAVCDALEIFSDEVLLKVSEQYYDEYGKLFAEVRVYVPSDFAEVRACNKRKESNI; from the coding sequence ATGGAAACAAAGCTTTATAAGGGCGTACAGAATGATCTCAAGAAGAAGATCGAGCGGGGCGTTTACCCCGAGGGCTATAAGCTGGAAAGCGAGAACAGCCTGTGTGCACAGTACAATGTCAGCAAGGTAACGCTGCGCAAGGCGCTGTCGAACCTTATTGAGGAAAACTATATCGAGTCCAGACCGCGGGTGGGATATTTTGTAAAGGCGGCAGAGCGGGGCGTATACCATTTCAGCTACAGCCTGTCCAATGTGCTCAATACCTACATTTCGGCGGAGGAGATTCTGGACGCGGCCTTCGGCGAGAGAGACGGCGTCAATGTATTTGAGATGACCAGGCGCTACGCCAACGATGACGACGAGTGGATCGCCCTCGAGCAGGTGCGGATCGCCTTCCGGCACACCCTGCCCGGTGAAAAGAATACGGAAAAGACCCGCGCCTATTACCGGACCCACGCCGAGGATATCCTGTCGCTCGCGGAGACGAAGAAAATGACCCTCGAGGTGTCTGTTGACAACGAGGCGGTCTGTGACGCCCTGGAGATTTTTTCGGACGAGGTGCTGCTAAAGGTGTCCGAGCAGTATTATGATGAGTACGGAAAACTGTTTGCCGAGGTGCGGGTGTATGTGCCGTCGGACTTCGCCGAGGTGCGGGCATGCAACAAGAGAAAGGAATCGAATATTTAA